The DNA region TTGCCCTTCGCATCGTCTCTGTTCGACGTCGTCGCATCTTCCCATACGGTTGGGCACGTATCCATCGAGGATAAGGATCACCTGATATCGGAGATCGCTCGCGTCCTGAGGCCTGGCGGGGTGACTGCACACATCATCGAAACGGACAGCGCTCATCCTGCTGTTTCGGCTGCCAAGAGGAACTCGCAGGCCTACCGCAAGCAGTTCGTTGAACAACACGGCCATGTCGGCTTGGAACCCGCGCAGCGAGTGATCCAACGATTCGAGAGCCACGGGTTACGCTTGAACAAGATGCAGCTTGTGGATGCGATTCTGCCGAGTGTTCTGAACTACCGGACTTTCTTCGACGTCCCTGACTATCAGAATCTGCCGGAGATCCGCTGGCCCCGGATGCTGAGCCGCATGAGCGCCGCGAGCGGGATCGTCAACGCAGCCTACGAGGTAGGCATGGGAGTTTTCCACAGCTCCGCCGAGCAATGGTTCGGAAAACCCGAGCGCGCGCAGTTCATACACGTCGTATTCCATAAGGCTTAGGCCATCGCCTCGCGACGGAATCATTCGGGCGATTCTCTGCAAGCGATCGAGTAATGCCGCTGTCCCTTTCGGACTTCCAATTCGTCTGTCCGCAATGCCGTGATCCGGTGCGCGCCGCCGA from Betaproteobacteria bacterium includes:
- a CDS encoding methyltransferase domain-containing protein, which codes for MTAIEPSEAGRVLRLDLLACPQCKGKLEANAAHLVCNRCGHDYAVLEGIPCFASPDRFYDEFALVHCPFAASPSGLKRVTLGVLPFWSWQEWKFWDRVIPRCDRLLDFGCGRGRGIFIERSRETVGYDGSLTFLRDCAPRYSAVALGQLPRLPFASSLFDVVASSHTVGHVSIEDKDHLISEIARVLRPGGVTAHIIETDSAHPAVSAAKRNSQAYRKQFVEQHGHVGLEPAQRVIQRFESHGLRLNKMQLVDAILPSVLNYRTFFDVPDYQNLPEIRWPRMLSRMSAASGIVNAAYEVGMGVFHSSAEQWFGKPERAQFIHVVFHKA